A single Glycine soja cultivar W05 chromosome 14, ASM419377v2, whole genome shotgun sequence DNA region contains:
- the LOC114383580 gene encoding glucan endo-1,3-beta-glucosidase 4-like, whose product MEGMKLKRWLVSVLFLIVATVSNAAGAFVGVNIGTDVTDLPSASNVVAILKAHQITHVRLYNANEHMLRALSNTGIEVIVGVTDEEILGIGESASVAAAWISKNVAAYMPSTNITAISVGSEVLTSVPNVAPVLVPAMNHLHTALVASNLNFRIKVSTPLSMDIISRPFPPSTATFNSSWNSTIYQLLQFLKNTNSSYMLNAYPYYGYTKGDGIFPIEYALFSPLSPVKQIVDPNTLFHYNSMFEAMVDATYYAIEAFNFNNIPIVVTETGWPSFGGANEPDASTKNAETYNNNLIMRVLNGSGPPSQPKIAINTYLYELFNEDKRKGPISERNWGVFYANGSSVYSLSFSAANMSNANSLGSFCVAKDDADTDKLQAGLSWACGQGQANCVAIQPGRPCYSPNNVKSHASYAYNDYFQKMHNAGGTCDFDGTATKTTEDPSYGSCIYAGSANASIGGRSSSSTALGLGPVSPIGASLNLQVSPLQYLTSFISVILALVLS is encoded by the exons ATGGAAGGGATGAAGCTTAAAAGGTGGCTCGTGAGTGTTTTGTTCCTCATTGTTGCCACAGTGAGCAATGCAGCAG gtGCATTTGTGGGGGTAAACATTGGCACTGATGTTACTgatcttccatctgcttcaaaCGTGGTTGCTATTCTAAAAGCACATCAAATTACACACGTGCGTCTGTACAATGCCAATGAGCACATGCTACGAGCCCTTTCAAACACTGGCATTGAAGTGATTGTTGGTGTCACAGATGAAGAGATATTAGGCATTGGAGAATCTGCATCAGTTGCTGCAGCATGGATTAGTAAGAATGTGGCGGCATACATGCCATCCACTAACATCACAGCAATATCAGTAGGCAGTGAGGTTCTCACCTCAGTCCCAAATGTTGCACCTGTTCTGGTTCCTGCCATGAACCATCTTCACACAGCACTTGTTGCTTCAAACCTTAACTTTCGCATTAAGGTTTCAACGCCGCTGTCCATGGATATAATTTCTAGGCCTTTTCCTCCTTCTACAGCCACCTTTAACTCCTCATGGAACTCCACAATCTACCAACTCCTTCAGTTTTTGAAGAACACAAATTCCTCTTACATGTTAAATGCGTACCCTTATTATGGATACACTAAAGGAGATGGCATTTTCCCAATTGAATATGCTCTATTCAGTCCCCTCTCTCCAGTGAAGCAAATTGTTGACCCGAACACACTATTCCATTACAACAGCATGTTTGAGGCTATGGTGGATGCTACCTATTATGCCATAGAAGCCttcaatttcaataatataCCTATTGTTGTCACGGAAACTGGTTGGCCAAGTTTTGGTGGAGCAAATGAACCAGATGCAAGTACAAAGAATGCTGAGACCTACAATAACAATTTAATCATGAGAGTACTCAATGGTTCAGGTCCCCCTAGCCAACCAAAGATAGCCATTAATACCTACTTATATGAATTATTCAATGAGGACAAGAGGAAAGGTCCTATATCAGAAAGGAATTGGGGTGTTTTTTATGCTAATGGAAGTAGTGTTTATTCCCTGAGTTTTAGTGCTGCCAACATGAGTAATGCAAATTCTCTAGGATCATTTTGTGTGGCTAAAGATGATGCAGACACTGATAAATTGCAAGCTGGCTTGAGCTGGGCTTGTGGACAAGGCCAAGCTAACTGTGTAGCTATTCAACCAGGGAGACCTTGCTATTCCCCCAATAACGTGAAGAGTCATGCCTCTTATGCTTATaatgattattttcaaaaaatgcaTAATGCTGGTGGAACATGTGACTTTGATGGTACAGCTACAAAAACTACTGAGGATCCCA GTTACGGGTCCTGTATATACGCGGGAAG TGCTAACGCAAGCATTGGTGGAAGGAGTTCATCTTCTACAGCACTTGGACTTGGACCTGTAAGTCCAATTGGTGCTAGTTTGAACTTGCAAGTGTCCCCCCTTCAGTATTTGACATCGTTTATTAGTGTAATTTTAGCTCTGGTGTTGTCTTGA